The following proteins are encoded in a genomic region of Brachypodium distachyon strain Bd21 chromosome 1, Brachypodium_distachyon_v3.0, whole genome shotgun sequence:
- the LOC100836076 gene encoding 60S ribosomal protein L21-1: MPAGHGLRSRTRDLFARPFRKKGYIPLTTYLRTYKVGEHVDVKVNGAVHKGMPHKFYHGRTGRVWNVTKRAIGVEINKQVGNRIIRKRIHVRVEHVQPSRCAEEFRLRKVKNDQLKAEAKARGEVISTKRQPAGPKPGFMVEGTTIETVTPIPYDVVNDLKGGY, translated from the exons ATGCCGGCGGGGCACGGGCTTCGGTCGCGGACGCGCGACCTGTTCGCGCGCCCCTTCCGCAAGAAGGGTTACATCCCGCTCACCACCTACCTGCGCACGTACAAGGTCGGCGAGCACGTCGACGTCAAGGTGAACGGCGCGGTGCACAAGGGCATGCCGCACAAGTTCTACCACGGCCGCACCGGTCGCGTCTGGAACGTCACCAAGCGCGCCATCGGCGTCGAGATCAACAAGCAG GTTGGTAACCGCATTATCAGGAAGAGGATCCATGTGCGGGTGGAGCATGTGCAGCCATCCAGGTGCGCGGAGGAGTTTCGCCTGAGGAAAGTGAAGAACGACCAGCTGAAGGCGGAGGCCAAGGCCCGTGGTGAGGTCATCAGCACCAAGAGGCAGCCTGCAGGACCCAAGCCTGGGTTCATGGTTGAAGGCACTACAATTGAGACAGTCACCCCCATCCCCTACGATGTGGTCAATGATCTCAAGGGTGGTTACTAG
- the LOC104581883 gene encoding uncharacterized protein LOC104581883 isoform X2 → MARAVRGAAEITSDEGKESPVAVKSPAEAIEWASNLLFDDYKGSGEGLDDSALIQELLATLEGEKKSACDAAPGGGDEDDDCVMLDGDPFKAAAVANEKRLGKDGLEEELQIVAEKGEVACRDFPHPRHLCAGFPFKTGSHASYCTMCHCYVCDSPAPCPRWGKGTLSTDHCHATDKDEKWKKLRQSLKRKSLPPSQRGSTKKFVRSPLTAPSSEQYTGHQVSGPQLFPPLGKTVNQPSVQRVPATSNVSKNQQMRPSIRAAQNLGQVVNQPKASGPVNQPFVGRVPVASNVSQNQQMHSSIRAAQNVGRVVRLPKASARGPQISASSRVFQTTPVAPGSNITQWRPSQRFLGAPVLISPGLHVRPSSHLQVDPNRAAGTGLQTFQSSAPTTQGAKCVQNSQAIQNAWQVTLDNLASQLGVSDYNINDAHGRESASTQYLHPSQLIAPVKASQGIEPHRSSVPATPQMRPANGLMPNRQSGDNVIMQKNSSVAHTEFPEQS, encoded by the exons ATGGCGAGGGCCGTTCGGGGTGCTGCTGAGATCACCTCCGACGAGGGGAAGGAGAGTCCTGTTGCTGTCAAGTCACCTGCCGAGGCCATTGAGTGGGCCTCGAATCTTCTGTTTGATGACTACAAGGGATCTGGGGAGGGTTTGGATGATTCTGCGCTCATACAGGAACTGTTGGCAACTCTGGAAGGTGAAAAAAAGAGTGCTTGCGATGCTGCTCCAGGTGGTGgtgatgaggatgatgattGTGTAATGCTTGATGGTGACCCTTTTAAGGCCGCTGCTGTTGCCAATGAGAAGAGACTTGGGAAGGATGGCTTAGAAGAAGAATTGCAGATTGTCGCGGAGAAAGGAGAG gtaGCATGCAGGGATTTCCCTCATCCACGCCATCTATGTGCTGGATTCCCGTTCAAAACTGGTTCTCATGCAAGCTATTGCACTATG TGCCACTGTTATGTTTGCGATTCTCCTGCTCCATGCCCCAGATGGGGTAAAGGTACCTTGTCTACTGATCATTGTCACGCTACGGATAAGGATGAAAAGTGGAAGAAACTGAGGCAATCACTAAAGCGCAAGAGCCTGCCACCATCTCAGCGTGGAAGTACCAAGAAATTTGTTCGCTCACCCTTGACAGCACCATCCTCAGAGCAGTATACAGGGCATCAAGTATCAGGTCCACAGCTATTTCCACCTTTGGGAAAGACTGTCAACCAACCTTCTGTGCAAAGAGTTCCTGCAACAAGTAATGTCAGCAAAAATCAACAGATGCGTCCCTCCATTAGAGCTGCACAGAATCTGGGGCAAGTTGTCAATCAGCCAAAAGCATCAGGGCCAGTAAACCAACCTTTTGTGGGAAGAGTTCCTGTTGCAAGTAATGTCAGCCAAAATCAACAGATGCATTCGTCTATTAGAGCTGCACAGAATGTGGGGCGAGTCGTCCGTCTGCCAAAAGCATCAGCTCGTGGCCCTCAAATCTCTG CATCCTCGCGTGTATTTCAGACAACACCGGTGGCACCAGGAAGTAACATTACTCAGTGGCGCCCCTCTCAGCGTTTTCTTGGTGCGCCGGTGTTGATATCTCCGGGATTACATGTTCGGCCATCATCGCATCTTCAGGTTGATCCCAATAGAGCGGCTGGTACTGGACTACAGACTTTTCAATCATCAGCACCAACAACTCAGGGAGCAAAATGCGTGCAGAACTCTCAAGCCATCCAAAATGCTTGGCAGGTTACACTTGATAATCTGGCGTCTCAGTTGGGTGTATCTGATTACAATATCAACGATGCACATGGTCGAGAGTCTGCAAGCACTCAATATTTGCATCCCAGCCAGCTGATTGCTCCAGTAAAGGCAAGCCAGGGGATTGAACCGCATCGCAGTTCTGTTCCAGCAACACCACAAATGAGGCCTGCAAATGGGCTTATGCCGAATCGCCAATCTGGAGATAATGTTATTATGCAAAAAAACTCAAGCGTTGCTCATACTGAGTTCCCAGAGCAGTCTTAA
- the LOC104581883 gene encoding uncharacterized protein LOC104581883 isoform X1, with the protein MARAVRGAAEITSDEGKESPVAVKSPAEAIEWASNLLFDDYKGSGEGLDDSALIQELLATLEGEKKSACDAAPGGGDEDDDCVMLDGDPFKAAAVANEKRLGKDGLEEELQIVAEKGEVACRDFPHPRHLCAGFPFKTGSHASYCTMCHCYVCDSPAPCPRWGKGTLSTDHCHATDKDEKWKKLRQSLKRKSLPPSQRGSTKKFVRSPLTAPSSEQYTGHQVSGPQLFPPLGKTVNQPSVQRVPATSNVSKNQQMRPSIRAAQNLGQVVNQPKASGPVNQPFVGRVPVASNVSQNQQMHSSIRAAQNVGRVVRLPKASARGPQISGKRLKTSGAAPTVLMPSNGYNSNRALPNDATLPPASSRVFQTTPVAPGSNITQWRPSQRFLGAPVLISPGLHVRPSSHLQVDPNRAAGTGLQTFQSSAPTTQGAKCVQNSQAIQNAWQVTLDNLASQLGVSDYNINDAHGRESASTQYLHPSQLIAPVKASQGIEPHRSSVPATPQMRPANGLMPNRQSGDNVIMQKNSSVAHTEFPEQS; encoded by the exons ATGGCGAGGGCCGTTCGGGGTGCTGCTGAGATCACCTCCGACGAGGGGAAGGAGAGTCCTGTTGCTGTCAAGTCACCTGCCGAGGCCATTGAGTGGGCCTCGAATCTTCTGTTTGATGACTACAAGGGATCTGGGGAGGGTTTGGATGATTCTGCGCTCATACAGGAACTGTTGGCAACTCTGGAAGGTGAAAAAAAGAGTGCTTGCGATGCTGCTCCAGGTGGTGgtgatgaggatgatgattGTGTAATGCTTGATGGTGACCCTTTTAAGGCCGCTGCTGTTGCCAATGAGAAGAGACTTGGGAAGGATGGCTTAGAAGAAGAATTGCAGATTGTCGCGGAGAAAGGAGAG gtaGCATGCAGGGATTTCCCTCATCCACGCCATCTATGTGCTGGATTCCCGTTCAAAACTGGTTCTCATGCAAGCTATTGCACTATG TGCCACTGTTATGTTTGCGATTCTCCTGCTCCATGCCCCAGATGGGGTAAAGGTACCTTGTCTACTGATCATTGTCACGCTACGGATAAGGATGAAAAGTGGAAGAAACTGAGGCAATCACTAAAGCGCAAGAGCCTGCCACCATCTCAGCGTGGAAGTACCAAGAAATTTGTTCGCTCACCCTTGACAGCACCATCCTCAGAGCAGTATACAGGGCATCAAGTATCAGGTCCACAGCTATTTCCACCTTTGGGAAAGACTGTCAACCAACCTTCTGTGCAAAGAGTTCCTGCAACAAGTAATGTCAGCAAAAATCAACAGATGCGTCCCTCCATTAGAGCTGCACAGAATCTGGGGCAAGTTGTCAATCAGCCAAAAGCATCAGGGCCAGTAAACCAACCTTTTGTGGGAAGAGTTCCTGTTGCAAGTAATGTCAGCCAAAATCAACAGATGCATTCGTCTATTAGAGCTGCACAGAATGTGGGGCGAGTCGTCCGTCTGCCAAAAGCATCAGCTCGTGGCCCTCAAATCTCTGGTAAGAGACTCAAAACATCTGGGGCTGCTCCTACAGTTCTTATGCCCTCAAATGGTTACAATTCGAACCGTGCTCTCCCTAACGATGCCACATTGCCTCCAGCATCCTCGCGTGTATTTCAGACAACACCGGTGGCACCAGGAAGTAACATTACTCAGTGGCGCCCCTCTCAGCGTTTTCTTGGTGCGCCGGTGTTGATATCTCCGGGATTACATGTTCGGCCATCATCGCATCTTCAGGTTGATCCCAATAGAGCGGCTGGTACTGGACTACAGACTTTTCAATCATCAGCACCAACAACTCAGGGAGCAAAATGCGTGCAGAACTCTCAAGCCATCCAAAATGCTTGGCAGGTTACACTTGATAATCTGGCGTCTCAGTTGGGTGTATCTGATTACAATATCAACGATGCACATGGTCGAGAGTCTGCAAGCACTCAATATTTGCATCCCAGCCAGCTGATTGCTCCAGTAAAGGCAAGCCAGGGGATTGAACCGCATCGCAGTTCTGTTCCAGCAACACCACAAATGAGGCCTGCAAATGGGCTTATGCCGAATCGCCAATCTGGAGATAATGTTATTATGCAAAAAAACTCAAGCGTTGCTCATACTGAGTTCCCAGAGCAGTCTTAA